The following are from one region of the Fusarium keratoplasticum isolate Fu6.1 chromosome 4, whole genome shotgun sequence genome:
- a CDS encoding Laccase 1 codes for MLFNSLPYAAASLLALPQLAAAVTRKYDFDIGWVRGNPDGAYERPVIGINGKWPIPRIEVDIGDRVIINAHNNLGNQSTSLHFHGLYMNGSNHMDGPAGVVQCPITPGTTFTYNFTVDQPGTYWYHSHTSAQYPDGLRAPFIVHDKKFPYKDDYDEELIFTLSDWYHEEMQTLIPQFMAKSNPSGAEPVPQNALMNETTNYTLSVKPDTTYLFRTINMGAFAGQYLWFEGHKMRIVEVDGVYTEAAEAEMIYISAAQRVSFLLTTKKDTSKNFPIVASMDTTLFDVLPDDLNYNATGWLVYDDSKDKPEAATVDTLDPFDDMTLVPYDKMDLLGEPDHEVTLDVMMDNLRDGKNYAFFNNITYTGAKVPTLYTVLNAGEDATNPTIYGSYTNSVVLKKNEIVQLVVNNLDSGRHPFHLHGHAFQAVFRSEEEAGIWADTKVPDKDLPDTPMRRDTLVIYPNGNIVMRFKADNPGVWLFHCHIEWHVISGLIATFVEDPLTLQKTIEIPKNHLDACAAANMATKGNAAANTADYLDLTGENKPSRPLPSGFTPRGIVALVFSCICGILGVAVVAWYGFAKAPEDATPGTLGAGIVDGSDSGDSHPVQKGPQGTTATASASAGN; via the exons ATGCTCTTCAACTCTCTCCCCTACGCAGCGGCCTCGCTGCTTGCGCTCCCTCAGCTGGCTGCCGCTGTCACGAGGAAATATGACTTCGACATTGGCTGGGTCAGAGGAAACCCTGACGGTGCCTACGAGCGTCCAGTTATTGGAATCAACGGCAAGTGGCCTATTCCTCGTATCGAGGTCGACATTGGTGACAgggtcatcatcaacgcccaCAACAACCTGGGCAACCAGTCCACCTCGCTGCATTTCCACGGCCTCTACATGAACGGAAGCAACCACATGGATGGCCCTGCTGGTGTGGTTCAATGCCCTATTACCCCTGGCACAACCTTTACCTACAACTTTACA GTTGACCAGCCCGGAACCTACTGGTACCACTCGCACACCAGCGCTCAATACCCCGACGGCCTGCGCGCTCCCTTCATTGTCCATGACAAGAAGTTCCCCTACAAGGATGACTatgacgaggagctcatctTCACCCTCTCCGACTGGTATCATGAGGAGATGCAGACTCTCATTCCCCAGTTCATGGCAAAGTCCAACCCCTCCGGTGCCGAGCCCGTTCCTCAGAACGCCCTCATGAACGAGACCACCAACTACACCCTGTCCGTCAAGCCCGACACGACCTACCTGTTCCGAACCATCAACATGGGTGCCTTCGCTGGTCAGTACCTCTGGTTCGAGGGCCACAAGATGCGCATTGTTGAGGTCGACGGTGTCTACaccgaggctgctgaggctgagatgaTCTACATCTCTGCTGCTCAGCGTGTGAGCTTCcttctcaccaccaagaaggacACCTCCAAGAATTTCCCCATCGTCGCAAGCATGGATACC ACCCTCTTTGATGTCCTTCCCGACGACCTCAACTACAATGCCACTGGCTGGCTCGTGTACGACGACTCCAAGGACAAGCCCGAGGCTGCCACTGTCGACACCCTCGATCCCTTTGACGACATGACTCTCGTCCCCTACGACAAGATGGATCTCCTCGGAGAGCCCGACCACGAGGTGACCCTCGATGTCATGATGGACAACCTCCGGGACGGCAAGAACTacgccttcttcaacaacatcaccTACACCGGCGCCAAGGTTCCTACGCTGTACACGGTCCTCAACGCTGGTGAAGATGCTACCAACCCCACCATCTACGGCAGCTACACCAACTCTGTggtcctcaagaagaacgagatCGTCCAGCTAgtcgtcaacaacctcgaCTCGGGCCGCCACCCCTTCCATCTCCACGGACACGCCTTCCAGGCTGTCTTCCGctccgaggaagaggctggtATTTGGGCAGACACCAAGGTCCCCGATAAGGATCTTCCCGACACTCCCATGCGCCGTGATACCCTCGTCATCTACCCCAACGGCAACATTGTCATGCgcttcaaggccgacaacCCAG GTGTCTGGCTCTTCCATTGCCACATCGAGTGGCACGTCATCTCCGGTCTCATCGCCACCTTTGTCGAGGATCCCCTTACCCTCCAGAAGACCATTGAGATCCCCAAGAATCACCTCGACGCctgcgccgccgccaacATGGCCACCAAGGGTAATGCTGCTGCCAACACGGCCGACTACCTTGACCTCACTGGCGAGAACAAGCCTTCCAGACCCCTCCCCTCTGG CTTCACTCCCCGCGGcatcgtcgccctcgtcTTCAGCTGCATCTGCGGTATCCTCGGTGTGGCCGTCGTCGCCTGGTACGGTTTCGCCAAGGCCCCTGAGGATGCCACTCCTGGCACCCTCGGCGCCGGCATTGTCGACGGTAGCGACTCTGGTGACTCGCATCCCGTGCAGAAGGGTCCTCAAGGAACTACTGCCACGGCGAGCGCTTCGGCAGGGAATTGA